The genomic window AGAAGTGTCTGCGATTCAATAACTAGAATTATAAACTTTTCAAGTTTCAACTGGAGTATGCCATATATGCACATAAAATCAAATGATTAAAAATCTACAATCAAAGACTAGATTCTTTACTGTCACCATTAACTGCTTCTATACTTCTTTATCTGCATTATTTGGAAGTTGGAAACTCTATTGACATCTTCCCCAAAGATTTTGTTAGCATGTCAGTCATAGTATTAGAGCCTGCAGATGGCATGGTTGCTTGGACTCCGCTTGTCCTTTCTTCTGGCTTCTCACAATTGTCTTGATCATAACTTTCAGATTCTCTCAAAAATGTTTCCCCCGTCTCATTTGCTTTCTGGCTATCATTAGTATCCGGATTAAGAGCAGCTAGTTTTGTACTAAGCGCATTTACAGCAACGTCCATAAAATGGTTACGAAGCTCCACCTGGTAGATGCCTTTTGCAATGCCGCTCTCTTTAGGTTGGCTTGTCCCGCTATATTTGAAATCTGGCTCCTTTGTGTTTCGCTCATCAGAGCCGGTCAAGCTCATATCCTCCAAGGCACTTCTTATCTTGGAAGGATTAAAGTAACTTCTTTTAGCAACAGGGTGCTCCTCTTGGGAGGCATTTTCCCTCTCTGTTACTTGCTCCTCATTGCGCTTTCGCTTTACTTTCTGATACATCTGTTGAACATCTTTTTCTTGAGTTGCAGAGGAACCCTGACAAGTTTTTCTCAGTAATGTACTGCCATGAAAGTTGCTTACATCATGTGCCTGTGGATTGACAGTGTGCAAACCCCTGGAGCGCCTCCTTGCTGATAAAACCCTCCGTCTATCTAGTTCAACTGCCATAAATTCTTTGTTGCAAACAAAACACAAAAGTCTACAGTTAACTTTAACTCTAGGGTACAGGAATACAAGCTTGCACCTACGGCACATAGTCCAAAATGTACTTGATCTTGATGCAGGTGAATTGTCCTTCTGAATCTTTGCATTTGAAGAGGCAGCCTCAGTAACATTGTGATCACAATTATCCCCCTCTTGTGATGGTATATATTCACACTCAGTTGCAAGTTTACATGTTTCCACCTTCACCTCCTCATCGAATGCTGGGGCATTAATCTTCTCATCGAACATTGCCCTCTTAGCCTTATCCGACAGCACACTCCATGCTTGCGAAACAAGTTCAAAGGCCCCATCTGCGCCAACAAACTTGTTCTCCTCAGAGTGAATCAGGGAAGCTAAACTCATGTACGATTCCCTCATTATGGCAACATCGTCTTGCGCACCTACACCAAGCATAGTGTACCAATCAATTTCACCATTTATTTTGATCTTAGCAGCCAGGTATATACCAAATATTTTTATCATCTGCTTAATACCCTCAAGACCAGGAAACAAATTTCGAGCCATACAAGCGAACCTCATTGCAGTATAAACATCACCTGCAGCAAACATTTTCTCAGAAATCTCTTTGGCTCTGATGGCCTTATGCTTATTTGACTCATCCATGTGCCTGCGGAAATATTAAGATACAATCCACACTTCTCTTCTGCACTCAAAAACTACACAGCAGGATCCTCCATTGATAGGGTTATGAAAACAATTTATAAATTTTCATAGGAATGCATTCATTCTCTACTGTGATCAATAAAGTGCATTATAATCACTAACCATCAAATGATCGGAAACCCCTTTCTTTTCCTCCCTCTTCTTTCGTTTTCTACAATTCTAAGTTTCTAAGTTCTAACTGCTACCTAACAGCATACTGAGAGTAAAATTGAAAAGAGAAATAGAAACTTCGAAGataatttgaaatacctcaaatctcGATGATGCTGTTGGAGAACTggtggaagaaggagaagagaagaaagatcaAATAATGGGAGAAGAAAGAACTTATTTTTAGGCAAATCCTGCTTTTGCTGACTTGATTCTTTGCTTGTGGAAAAAACCGCAGATTCGGGGAAGTTCGTTttgcaattttcaaaattaattcaaataTGGGAAATTGGGAATATATCTATTTATTATGTCNNNNNNNNNNNNNNNNNNNNNNNNNNNNNNNNNNNNNNNNNNNNNNNNNNNNNNNNNNNNNNNNNNNNNNN from Arachis ipaensis cultivar K30076 chromosome B09, Araip1.1, whole genome shotgun sequence includes these protein-coding regions:
- the LOC107619213 gene encoding uncharacterized protein LOC107619213 isoform X4 → MDESNKHKAIRAKEISEKMFAAGAQDDVAIMRESYMSLASLIHSEENKFVGADGAFELVSQAWSVLSDKAKRAMFDEKINAPAFDEEVKVETCKLATECEYIPSQEGDNCDHNVTEAASSNAKIQKDNSPASRSSTFWTMCRRCKLVFLYPRVKVNCRLLCFVCNKEFMAVELDRRRVLSARRRSRGLHTVNPQAHDVSNFHGSTLLRKTCQGSSATQEKDVQQMYQKVKRKRNEEQVTERENASQEEHPVAKRSYFNPSKIRSALEDMSLTGSDERNTKEPDFKYSGTSQPKESGIAKGIYQVELRNHFMDVAVNALSTKLAALNPDTNDSQKANETGETFLRESESYDQDNCEKPEERTSGVQATMPSAGSNTMTDMLTKSLGKMSIEFPTSK
- the LOC107619213 gene encoding uncharacterized protein LOC107619213 isoform X3; this encodes MDESNKHKAIRAKEISEKMFAAGDVYTAMRFACMARNLFPGLEGAQDDVAIMRESYMSLASLIHSEENKFVGADGAFELVSQAWSVLSDKAKRAMFDEKINAPAFDEEVKVETCKLATECEYIPSQEGDNCDHNVTEAASSNAKIQKDNSPASRSSTFWTMCRRCKLVFLYPRVKVNCRLLCFVCNKEFMAVELDRRRVLSARRRSRGLHTVNPQAHDVSNFHGSTLLRKTCQGSSATQEKDVQQMYQKVKRKRNEEQVTERENASQEEHPVAKRSYFNPSKIRSALEDMSLTGSDERNTKEPDFKYSGTSQPKESGIAKGIYQVELRNHFMDVAVNALSTKLAALNPDTNDSQKANETGETFLRESESYDQDNCEKPEERTSGVQATMPSAGSNTMTDMLTKSLGKMSIEFPTSK
- the LOC107619213 gene encoding uncharacterized protein LOC107619213 isoform X5 → MRFACMARNLFPGLEGAQDDVAIMRESYMSLASLIHSEENKFVGADGAFELVSQAWSVLSDKAKRAMFDEKINAPAFDEEVKVETCKLATECEYIPSQEGDNCDHNVTEAASSNAKIQKDNSPASRSSTFWTMCRRCKLVFLYPRVKVNCRLLCFVCNKEFMAVELDRRRVLSARRRSRGLHTVNPQAHDVSNFHGSTLLRKTCQGSSATQEKDVQQMYQKVKRKRNEEQVTERENASQEEHPVAKRSYFNPSKIRSALEDMSLTGSDERNTKEPDFKYSGTSQPKESGIAKGIYQVELRNHFMDVAVNALSTKLAALNPDTNDSQKANETGETFLRESESYDQDNCEKPEERTSGVQATMPSAGSNTMTDMLTKSLGKMSIEFPTSK
- the LOC107619213 gene encoding uncharacterized protein LOC107619213 isoform X2, whose translation is MRFACMARNLFPGLEGIKQMIKIFGIYLAAKIKINGEIDWYTMLGVGAQDDVAIMRESYMSLASLIHSEENKFVGADGAFELVSQAWSVLSDKAKRAMFDEKINAPAFDEEVKVETCKLATECEYIPSQEGDNCDHNVTEAASSNAKIQKDNSPASRSSTFWTMCRRCKLVFLYPRVKVNCRLLCFVCNKEFMAVELDRRRVLSARRRSRGLHTVNPQAHDVSNFHGSTLLRKTCQGSSATQEKDVQQMYQKVKRKRNEEQVTERENASQEEHPVAKRSYFNPSKIRSALEDMSLTGSDERNTKEPDFKYSGTSQPKESGIAKGIYQVELRNHFMDVAVNALSTKLAALNPDTNDSQKANETGETFLRESESYDQDNCEKPEERTSGVQATMPSAGSNTMTDMLTKSLGKMSIEFPTSK
- the LOC107619213 gene encoding uncharacterized protein LOC107619213 isoform X6, whose product is MRESYMSLASLIHSEENKFVGADGAFELVSQAWSVLSDKAKRAMFDEKINAPAFDEEVKVETCKLATECEYIPSQEGDNCDHNVTEAASSNAKIQKDNSPASRSSTFWTMCRRCKLVFLYPRVKVNCRLLCFVCNKEFMAVELDRRRVLSARRRSRGLHTVNPQAHDVSNFHGSTLLRKTCQGSSATQEKDVQQMYQKVKRKRNEEQVTERENASQEEHPVAKRSYFNPSKIRSALEDMSLTGSDERNTKEPDFKYSGTSQPKESGIAKGIYQVELRNHFMDVAVNALSTKLAALNPDTNDSQKANETGETFLRESESYDQDNCEKPEERTSGVQATMPSAGSNTMTDMLTKSLGKMSIEFPTSK
- the LOC107619213 gene encoding uncharacterized protein LOC107619213 isoform X1; this encodes MDESNKHKAIRAKEISEKMFAAGDVYTAMRFACMARNLFPGLEGIKQMIKIFGIYLAAKIKINGEIDWYTMLGVGAQDDVAIMRESYMSLASLIHSEENKFVGADGAFELVSQAWSVLSDKAKRAMFDEKINAPAFDEEVKVETCKLATECEYIPSQEGDNCDHNVTEAASSNAKIQKDNSPASRSSTFWTMCRRCKLVFLYPRVKVNCRLLCFVCNKEFMAVELDRRRVLSARRRSRGLHTVNPQAHDVSNFHGSTLLRKTCQGSSATQEKDVQQMYQKVKRKRNEEQVTERENASQEEHPVAKRSYFNPSKIRSALEDMSLTGSDERNTKEPDFKYSGTSQPKESGIAKGIYQVELRNHFMDVAVNALSTKLAALNPDTNDSQKANETGETFLRESESYDQDNCEKPEERTSGVQATMPSAGSNTMTDMLTKSLGKMSIEFPTSK